One genomic segment of Archaeoglobus neptunius includes these proteins:
- a CDS encoding nascent polypeptide-associated complex protein, whose product MLPMNPKQMKKMMKQMGIEMEELDAEEVIIRTSDEELIFRNPSVSKISARGVETFQVMGEYEVMKRPPRISDEDVKLIMEQANVDEETARRALEEAGGDLAEALMKLQE is encoded by the coding sequence ATGCTTCCAATGAACCCGAAACAGATGAAAAAAATGATGAAGCAGATGGGTATAGAGATGGAGGAGCTTGACGCCGAAGAGGTGATAATAAGAACGAGCGATGAAGAGCTGATTTTCAGAAATCCCAGCGTGTCCAAGATTTCCGCAAGGGGTGTTGAGACGTTTCAGGTTATGGGCGAGTACGAGGTCATGAAGAGGCCACCCAGAATCAGCGATGAGGATGTGAAGCTTATCATGGAGCAGGCAAACGTGGATGAGGAGACTGCAAGAAGAGCCTTGGAGGAGGCGGGAGGAGACCTTGCAGAGGCCTTGATGAAGCTTCAAGAGTGA
- the cas6 gene encoding CRISPR-associated endoribonuclease Cas6: MRLKVELTPSEGVAKVDLNYSYYLSSLIYRAIRSADKTLSLELHRPYGPKLFTFSKLFAENFKIDGERMWIEGSAHFFFSSPKNEMCGKFVEGLLTNPEVNIGEARFYVSGIEVLREKKISGREKFVTLSPIAVSTVERQGYSRKSVDLYPSDARFYEIIRRNLVKKYVALHGIEPEDVELSIKPIAVKPKRLRIKNTFHRCSEMVFVAEGSKELMEVGYKAGFGAKNSMGFGMVKVV, from the coding sequence ATGCGACTGAAAGTTGAGCTGACACCCTCCGAAGGTGTGGCCAAGGTTGACCTGAACTATTCCTACTATCTCTCTTCTCTCATATACCGGGCGATAAGGTCTGCGGACAAAACCCTTTCACTGGAGCTCCACAGGCCTTATGGTCCAAAACTCTTCACTTTCAGCAAGCTTTTTGCCGAAAACTTCAAAATTGATGGAGAACGGATGTGGATTGAGGGCTCAGCCCACTTCTTCTTCTCCTCGCCAAAGAACGAGATGTGCGGGAAGTTCGTTGAGGGGCTTCTAACGAACCCTGAGGTAAATATCGGAGAAGCGAGGTTTTACGTTTCGGGTATTGAGGTTTTGAGGGAGAAAAAGATAAGTGGAAGGGAGAAGTTCGTTACTTTGAGTCCCATAGCGGTCTCAACCGTCGAGCGGCAGGGTTACTCCAGAAAAAGCGTTGACCTCTACCCATCAGATGCGAGATTTTATGAGATTATAAGGAGAAACCTCGTGAAGAAATACGTGGCTCTTCACGGCATCGAGCCAGAGGACGTGGAATTGAGTATAAAGCCAATTGCCGTGAAACCGAAGAGGCTGAGGATAAAGAATACGTTTCATCGCTGTTCAGAGATGGTTTTCGTCGCAGAAGGGAGTAAAGAGCTGATGGAGGTTGGTTACAAGGCAGGTTTTGGGGCAAAGAACAGCATGGGGTTTGGGATGGTGAAGGTGGTATGA
- a CDS encoding cation:proton antiporter domain-containing protein: MIGQFTTIALISLIAFVAPLIAERIRIPAVVFEIILGALFGVSFLNVIQQSEWLSFLSLFGLIFLMFLAGLEIDFDVIARGRSIAAVAAFFTISLLLAVVSSIFLNLDLFYAIILTNVAVGVVVSSLREIGAEKEAFGQINIATAFVTDFSTMFLLSLYFLSGFSQIIFAFLIIVAFLAAYRFGRLVIWYFPNFVARWFTNEPSEIGVRGSLAIMILFVGLSYLLGVEAILGAFLAGVLLSLTFRGGKKLYEKLYGMGYGFFIPIFFIKTGAEIDVVAGLEMLRMIVMLLIISYVIKAVPSLIFSKEFGIRNAVSMGFLQSTKLSLTIAGVAIALSAGVISEIESSALVTFTVISCLLSPTLFRLTKKSAELPSDN, translated from the coding sequence TTGATAGGACAGTTTACCACAATAGCCCTAATATCTTTGATAGCATTCGTGGCACCATTAATTGCTGAAAGAATCAGAATTCCTGCTGTTGTATTTGAAATAATCCTCGGAGCACTTTTCGGTGTCAGTTTTCTTAACGTCATTCAGCAATCGGAGTGGCTTTCGTTTCTCTCCCTTTTTGGACTCATTTTTCTCATGTTTCTCGCCGGTCTTGAGATAGATTTTGACGTTATTGCCAGAGGAAGAAGTATAGCAGCCGTTGCCGCATTCTTCACGATCTCCCTTCTTCTTGCAGTTGTGTCATCCATATTTCTCAATCTCGATCTGTTCTATGCCATAATTCTGACAAACGTGGCAGTGGGGGTTGTCGTTTCTTCCCTTAGAGAGATTGGGGCTGAAAAAGAAGCCTTCGGACAGATAAACATTGCCACAGCTTTCGTCACGGACTTTTCAACGATGTTTCTGCTCTCTCTCTACTTTCTATCCGGTTTTTCTCAGATCATCTTTGCATTTCTGATTATTGTTGCGTTTTTGGCAGCGTACAGATTTGGAAGATTGGTAATCTGGTATTTTCCGAATTTTGTTGCACGGTGGTTCACGAATGAGCCCTCAGAAATTGGTGTGAGGGGGAGTCTGGCGATTATGATCCTCTTTGTCGGGTTGAGCTACCTTCTCGGTGTTGAGGCAATTCTCGGAGCCTTTCTTGCAGGCGTTTTGCTGTCGCTTACTTTCAGGGGAGGTAAAAAGCTGTATGAGAAACTATACGGTATGGGATACGGATTCTTCATTCCCATCTTTTTCATCAAAACCGGAGCCGAGATAGATGTGGTTGCAGGACTGGAGATGCTCAGGATGATCGTAATGCTTCTGATAATTTCCTACGTCATCAAGGCCGTCCCGTCTCTTATATTTTCAAAGGAGTTCGGAATCAGAAATGCTGTGTCGATGGGATTTTTGCAATCAACAAAGCTGAGCCTGACGATCGCTGGTGTGGCAATTGCCCTTTCTGCGGGAGTGATAAGTGAGATTGAATCATCAGCTCTTGTAACGTTTACAGTGATCTCCTGCCTTCTTTCGCCAACTCTTTTCAGACTAACAAAAAAATCAGCCGAACTTCCGTCCGATAACTAG
- the cas8a1 gene encoding type I-B CRISPR-associated protein Cas8b1/Cst1: MGLDGEYMDKFNLEAKYLINPEGQTEDNPIFEWTGHPFTDAGLSALLLLSGKSRPEELAEKDVEIAVEFASKLYLMEGWSTLLARIYRNNNPILMVNPSMRKSATQEKLKESLRILFNLAQQNLQEPRSPTCQICGKRRIVSGLELRAAIHSKEKDRPKEITGDVFPLLGTGDLRNYFPHGQESGADVCACCLFLAQFIPIGSYVLHSERGKIKGILVIHAHPHELQLDLVSEIISKAKTSFLVNNARGFRQPVNFLFKKLQELSLTLEQLGNATVTAYYFLNGNRTGEQWVEVIRIPNPVLRFLTHAKREDYNGWKNIVRMGWREKPNNEKLEEYEKNRANDVYSRLLEGRSILAYFVDISERVVNAKWNLLKFYCSEVLGLEKEALDFIRRVGDRIVETLEKLEDNKLRQRVRELERAEKLYQFEAFFVNTEKLRQSLGIPEPLMTFDEFARILTSYGEDINVSWKTVKHLLLFRIYENLHDKLMKGGEEAEERGEIEFFGIEEVI, from the coding sequence ATGGGTCTGGATGGTGAGTATATGGATAAATTTAACTTAGAAGCTAAATATTTGATCAATCCTGAAGGACAAACAGAAGATAATCCAATCTTTGAGTGGACAGGCCACCCATTCACGGATGCAGGGTTAAGTGCACTCCTTCTACTTTCGGGAAAGAGTAGGCCTGAGGAGCTGGCTGAGAAGGATGTCGAGATTGCCGTGGAATTTGCATCTAAATTGTATCTTATGGAAGGCTGGAGTACTTTACTTGCAAGGATATACAGGAACAATAATCCAATTTTAATGGTAAATCCTTCAATGAGGAAAAGCGCCACTCAAGAAAAACTTAAAGAAAGTTTGCGCATCCTTTTTAATCTGGCCCAACAAAATCTTCAGGAACCGAGGTCTCCCACCTGCCAGATATGTGGAAAAAGACGCATAGTATCCGGGTTAGAACTTAGGGCAGCAATACATTCTAAAGAAAAAGACAGGCCTAAGGAGATCACTGGAGATGTATTTCCTCTACTTGGTACGGGAGATCTAAGAAATTATTTCCCCCACGGTCAAGAGAGTGGGGCCGATGTTTGCGCATGTTGCTTGTTTTTAGCGCAATTTATTCCAATTGGTAGCTATGTGCTACACAGTGAAAGAGGTAAGATTAAAGGAATATTAGTTATACACGCACACCCACATGAATTACAGTTAGATCTCGTAAGCGAAATAATCTCTAAAGCAAAAACCTCTTTTCTGGTCAATAATGCGCGCGGCTTTAGACAACCTGTCAACTTCCTTTTCAAAAAACTTCAGGAACTCTCTCTAACCTTAGAGCAATTAGGAAACGCAACCGTAACGGCCTATTACTTCCTCAATGGAAATAGAACTGGAGAACAGTGGGTTGAAGTGATTCGAATTCCAAATCCTGTTCTTCGATTCTTAACTCACGCGAAGAGAGAAGATTATAATGGTTGGAAAAATATCGTAAGGATGGGCTGGAGAGAGAAGCCAAATAACGAAAAATTAGAAGAATACGAAAAGAATAGAGCGAATGATGTTTATTCGAGACTTTTAGAAGGTAGGAGCATACTTGCATATTTCGTAGATATTTCTGAAAGGGTGGTGAATGCGAAATGGAACCTTTTAAAGTTTTACTGCTCGGAGGTGTTGGGTTTGGAGAAGGAAGCTCTCGATTTTATTAGAAGGGTTGGAGACAGAATAGTGGAGACATTGGAAAAATTGGAGGATAACAAGCTTAGACAAAGAGTTAGAGAGTTAGAGAGAGCGGAGAAACTTTACCAGTTCGAAGCGTTCTTTGTTAACACCGAAAAACTTCGTCAAAGTCTTGGAATTCCTGAGCCTCTGATGACTTTTGACGAGTTTGCCAGAATACTCACTTCCTACGGCGAAGACATTAACGTGTCTTGGAAAACCGTGAAACATCTCCTACTCTTTCGTATCTATGAAAATCTCCATGACAAGCTTATGAAAGGCGGAGAAGAAGCTGAAGAACGTGGGGAAATCGAGTTTTTTGGAATTGAGGAGGTGATATAA
- a CDS encoding HEPN domain-containing protein translates to MESPEKLWFRFAERDLRSAKKNYEIGEYHVSAFLSQQAVEKALKALHIKRSGEFPRIHDLTRLARMIDAPEEIIKLCAEITPAYTATRYPDVAEDFSESEVSELIEKAEKVVEWVRQLI, encoded by the coding sequence ATGGAAAGTCCTGAAAAACTGTGGTTTAGATTTGCAGAGAGAGATTTAAGAAGTGCTAAGAAAAATTACGAGATTGGAGAGTATCACGTTTCAGCTTTTTTGTCTCAGCAGGCAGTGGAAAAGGCGTTAAAGGCTCTGCATATCAAGAGAAGTGGAGAATTTCCGAGGATACACGATTTAACTCGTCTGGCGAGGATGATTGACGCTCCAGAGGAAATCATAAAACTCTGCGCAGAGATAACCCCTGCCTACACTGCAACCCGGTATCCTGATGTTGCAGAGGATTTCTCCGAGTCTGAAGTCTCAGAACTTATTGAAAAAGCTGAGAAGGTGGTAGAATGGGTGAGACAGTTGATTTGA
- a CDS encoding NAD-binding protein, whose translation MHVIVGSGRKAERLASRLANSLIIDRNPESAEALRKKGFRVLNADASRIEVLSVFWQSRLILVDDDNFNLKVAKVAKTLGFEDVIAIPEDESACSLYEKEGIEKICVSIDAALLTLFGRKRYLETPVSAEFEGTSLKDFDPGEDCTVVSVFREGKILHPYPELTLQRGDVLGIVCGKEVRISKNPFDNILVLGREEDIAREAKMLSEKFSANIIFFEKSGDAYACSLDGSSDKIELGEALEMLRKDDELDLIITSLSKKDEEGLAGLVSKFPTLIATGKENYRNILGIVNSFSPDRIISMATAFSRYFGKVKVLLLEEEQLKHFSKFTESGLVVEVSRGNPMVDTIREFKKGYDLVILSLRNDAGNIDREILWRIMLDRTASVLVVD comes from the coding sequence GGCGAATTCTTTGATTATTGATAGAAATCCTGAAAGCGCAGAAGCTCTGAGGAAGAAGGGATTCAGGGTTCTCAATGCGGATGCATCTCGCATTGAAGTTCTTTCAGTGTTCTGGCAGTCCAGGCTAATACTGGTGGATGATGACAATTTCAATTTGAAGGTCGCAAAGGTTGCGAAAACTCTTGGTTTTGAGGATGTGATCGCAATTCCTGAGGATGAAAGTGCCTGCAGCCTTTACGAGAAAGAAGGTATTGAAAAAATCTGTGTGTCAATAGACGCCGCCCTTCTCACGCTCTTTGGAAGAAAGAGGTATCTGGAAACACCGGTTTCCGCGGAATTTGAGGGAACGAGTCTTAAAGACTTTGATCCTGGCGAAGACTGCACCGTGGTTTCCGTATTCAGGGAGGGAAAGATACTCCACCCATACCCCGAGCTTACCCTTCAAAGGGGGGACGTGCTTGGGATAGTCTGTGGAAAGGAAGTTAGAATTTCAAAAAATCCCTTTGACAACATCCTCGTTTTGGGTAGAGAGGAAGATATTGCAAGAGAGGCAAAAATGCTATCTGAAAAGTTCTCGGCAAATATAATCTTTTTCGAAAAGAGTGGAGATGCATATGCCTGCAGTCTTGACGGCAGCTCAGATAAAATTGAGCTTGGTGAAGCGCTGGAGATGCTGAGAAAGGACGATGAGCTCGATCTTATCATCACCTCTTTAAGCAAAAAGGATGAGGAAGGTTTGGCCGGTCTTGTGAGTAAGTTTCCAACTTTAATTGCCACTGGAAAGGAGAATTACAGAAATATTCTCGGGATAGTCAACTCGTTCAGTCCGGACAGGATAATAAGTATGGCAACTGCCTTTTCAAGATACTTTGGCAAGGTCAAGGTCTTACTGCTGGAAGAGGAGCAGTTAAAGCATTTTTCCAAATTCACAGAGAGCGGGCTGGTAGTTGAGGTCTCGAGGGGAAACCCGATGGTTGATACCATAAGGGAGTTCAAAAAAGGATATGATCTCGTGATTCTGTCGCTGAGGAACGATGCAGGAAACATTGACCGTGAAATACTCTGGAGGATCATGCTGGACAGGACCGCATCGGTTCTGGTGGTAGATTGA
- a CDS encoding tRNA (adenine-N1)-methyltransferase, producing the protein MEPPVVLSRGRYSFLIEKFEGTLHTHHGIIKLEELRGKNYGDEVRTHLGVKYKILPFRPSDFFRHFKRGATPIMPKDIGAIIAYTGLSPDSLIFDAGTGSGVLAAYLAYFNKFGEVLTVEKRRDFAEIARKNFESAGLKNIHQVVGDALFVAQGLRAEFDLVVLDMKDDVQFIPKAKEILKPGGYIAVYNPYIEAAREVYRAMERKDFREIEAFELLRVDLDIKRVGTRTSTKVWHTGYLVIGRKFG; encoded by the coding sequence ATGGAGCCACCAGTAGTACTTTCTAGGGGAAGATACAGCTTTCTAATCGAAAAATTTGAGGGGACTCTCCACACCCACCACGGAATAATCAAACTGGAAGAACTCAGGGGGAAGAATTACGGCGATGAGGTGAGGACACATCTTGGAGTCAAGTATAAAATACTCCCATTCAGGCCGTCTGATTTTTTCAGGCATTTCAAAAGGGGGGCCACACCGATAATGCCGAAGGATATTGGCGCAATAATCGCCTACACTGGCCTCTCTCCCGATTCGCTGATTTTCGATGCCGGAACTGGAAGCGGGGTCCTTGCCGCTTACCTGGCCTATTTTAACAAGTTTGGAGAGGTTCTGACGGTTGAGAAAAGAAGAGATTTTGCTGAGATTGCCAGAAAGAATTTCGAGAGCGCCGGACTGAAAAACATTCACCAGGTCGTCGGTGATGCCCTCTTTGTTGCCCAGGGTTTGAGGGCCGAGTTCGATCTGGTTGTGCTTGACATGAAAGATGACGTTCAGTTCATCCCAAAGGCGAAGGAGATTCTGAAACCGGGCGGATACATAGCCGTCTACAATCCGTACATAGAAGCTGCGAGGGAAGTGTACAGGGCTATGGAGCGTAAGGACTTCAGGGAGATAGAGGCTTTCGAGCTGCTCAGGGTTGATCTGGACATAAAGAGGGTCGGAACAAGAACTTCAACGAAGGTCTGGCATACGGGCTACCTAGTTATCGGACGGAAGTTCGGCTGA
- a CDS encoding TrmB family transcriptional regulator produces the protein MRNIIESLKKLGFTEYEARVYAALALRGEATASEIHKTSGVPRTKVYEVLKSLESKGFVETIKSSPASFRAIDPEIILEDYKEEILSTVNSVVEFLKDAKHEKFIQHPVWCVRGSSGVRNRAKELVVNSRDLIVITSRRDFVERIMDARGEETRIVIVTDDSTKFNGVEAEVMEIRRDFRAIFDETVIDGIKYRFEILLISDGYESFGVYRVGDEVIGVSIKLPLIILFQKMVFLGLLAGK, from the coding sequence ATGCGTAACATCATTGAGTCTCTGAAGAAACTCGGATTTACAGAGTATGAGGCGAGAGTTTATGCGGCACTGGCTTTGAGGGGGGAGGCCACTGCAAGTGAAATCCACAAAACAAGTGGAGTGCCGAGAACGAAGGTTTACGAGGTGTTGAAGTCCCTGGAGTCAAAGGGATTTGTTGAAACCATAAAAAGCTCACCTGCCTCGTTCAGAGCAATTGATCCCGAGATTATACTTGAGGACTACAAAGAGGAGATTCTAAGCACTGTTAACTCAGTGGTGGAGTTTCTGAAAGATGCCAAGCACGAGAAATTCATACAGCATCCGGTATGGTGCGTGAGAGGGTCAAGTGGAGTTAGAAACAGAGCGAAGGAACTTGTCGTGAACAGCAGGGATCTCATAGTTATCACTTCAAGGAGAGATTTTGTTGAAAGAATTATGGATGCCAGAGGAGAGGAGACCCGGATTGTTATCGTTACGGACGATTCCACCAAGTTTAATGGTGTTGAGGCTGAGGTCATGGAGATAAGAAGGGACTTCAGAGCGATATTTGATGAGACAGTTATAGATGGGATAAAATACAGGTTCGAAATTCTGCTGATTTCTGATGGCTACGAGTCTTTCGGAGTTTACAGGGTTGGCGATGAGGTAATTGGGGTAAGCATTAAGCTTCCGCTGATAATCCTCTTTCAGAAAATGGTATTTCTCGGTCTGCTGGCAGGAAAATGA
- a CDS encoding nucleotidyltransferase domain-containing protein: MGETVDLSTVESFLKRINKKYRIKKAVIFGSSVREDFKKDSDIDLIIVSDIFEGLSPLKRPVNLYLEWDLEYPVDFICFTPEEFERLSRRPSLVREALKEGRVVEFG, from the coding sequence ATGGGTGAGACAGTTGATTTGAGTACTGTCGAATCATTTCTCAAAAGGATTAACAAAAAATACAGAATTAAAAAAGCTGTAATATTTGGCTCATCGGTCAGAGAAGACTTCAAAAAAGACAGCGACATTGATCTGATAATCGTCAGCGACATATTTGAGGGCTTGAGTCCATTAAAACGCCCGGTCAATCTGTATCTCGAGTGGGATCTGGAATATCCTGTTGATTTCATCTGCTTCACTCCTGAAGAGTTCGAGAGACTCAGTAGAAGACCAAGTCTTGTGAGGGAAGCGTTGAAGGAGGGGAGGGTGGTTGAGTTTGGGTGA
- the hisD gene encoding histidinol dehydrogenase, whose product MHEIFNLRREMNIDDYIENVRPIVEAVRNEGDAALIRFTKQFDGVEIEDLKVGEREFEEAYETVSDDLIDALETAKENLDRFHYVTAVEREMRIEFEDCLMGKIYTPIEKVGAYIPGGRASYPSTALMIGIPAKIAGVERLIACTPPDSEGRINPLTLVALDIAGFDEVYKVGGAQAIAAMAYGTESIPKVYKIVGPGNIYVTAAKLLVAKDVAIDMPAGPSEILVIADDTANAEFIAYDCLAQLEHDPMAVAVVLTTSKDLAERIGELVEKHSISENFRVAVVESIEKAVEISNEFAPEHLTVVVENAEEWLSKIRNAGSVFLGNYSPVAAGDYASGTNHVLPTAGFARMFGGLSVESFMKHFTFQMLSEETMNRIGDAIIKIAEAEGLRFHAESVRKRLGKQL is encoded by the coding sequence ATGCATGAAATTTTCAATTTGAGAAGGGAGATGAATATTGACGATTATATCGAGAATGTAAGGCCCATTGTTGAAGCTGTGAGAAATGAAGGGGATGCAGCGCTGATAAGATTCACAAAACAGTTTGATGGGGTGGAAATTGAAGATTTAAAGGTTGGCGAGAGGGAGTTTGAAGAAGCCTATGAAACGGTCAGTGATGATCTTATCGACGCTCTGGAAACGGCAAAGGAGAACTTGGATCGCTTTCACTACGTCACAGCAGTTGAGAGGGAAATGAGAATAGAATTTGAGGACTGTCTGATGGGTAAAATATACACGCCGATAGAGAAGGTCGGAGCTTACATTCCCGGAGGTAGAGCCAGCTACCCGTCAACAGCTCTCATGATTGGTATTCCCGCAAAGATTGCGGGAGTTGAGAGGCTCATAGCCTGCACACCACCTGATAGTGAGGGCAGAATCAACCCGCTAACCCTCGTTGCTCTGGACATTGCCGGATTTGATGAAGTTTACAAAGTTGGGGGAGCACAGGCAATTGCTGCGATGGCTTACGGAACTGAAAGCATACCGAAAGTATACAAGATAGTTGGACCGGGGAACATTTACGTCACCGCAGCGAAGCTGCTGGTTGCGAAGGATGTGGCAATTGATATGCCTGCAGGCCCTTCAGAGATTCTTGTTATTGCAGATGATACTGCAAATGCAGAATTTATCGCCTATGATTGCCTTGCCCAGCTTGAGCACGATCCTATGGCTGTAGCTGTTGTTCTGACGACGTCAAAAGACCTTGCTGAGAGAATTGGGGAACTGGTGGAAAAGCACAGCATCTCTGAGAATTTCAGAGTAGCAGTTGTTGAAAGCATTGAGAAGGCAGTCGAAATATCCAATGAGTTTGCTCCCGAGCATCTGACAGTGGTTGTAGAGAATGCAGAAGAGTGGTTGAGCAAAATCAGAAATGCCGGCAGTGTTTTTCTCGGAAATTACTCCCCCGTTGCCGCTGGCGATTATGCATCTGGCACCAATCATGTTCTGCCAACGGCAGGCTTTGCGAGGATGTTTGGAGGGTTGAGTGTCGAGAGCTTCATGAAGCACTTCACTTTCCAGATGCTGAGCGAGGAGACGATGAACAGAATTGGAGATGCAATAATTAAGATTGCTGAAGCTGAAGGGCTGAGATTTCATGCTGAAAGTGTGAGGAAGAGGCTTGGGAAACAGCTTTAG
- a CDS encoding COG1361 S-layer family protein, producing MRSWLLLIVLVLLFAKVSAFSFETNMDFHASMAGTNVLHPGEKRQITILLECEITGWAGSPLPVNENTSQIIPLLTTAKDVRLEPSASVIRVESDQIVVGDLPCGRVRPVNLVVDVNKDAREGDYDLRLDIHYTKILANIDAGGNVTLNYKTGQTDSVSVEIKIEKKEYDFTIESVSSKLVAGREGVVTIKIKNSGIKTLYDTVLLLNTTPPIMLNPKAMSVYTGDLENGKEVTASFKVYVPDGVFLQSYPAELVAVFRTSSGMPAKISKPLGLKITSTGYFRVEKLDEFLSSAKTLRVEQKIQMPSLSIPIPNQAPKQPSTGTQNVITIPSRGFLAVRITNTGEEIRDAFATLIFDNPLITSASTPYLGDMKRGESRNVTFYITSSAPTGSYLGYIIIKYRDPYGDEVASPKIYVNVDVKPTPALEVRRVETSNLGVGLVGDIKVTLAGEGARNVRLYLISPDSTLSPLSSTSYIENSGEKAVFRVAVSDDATAGNHLLYLVESFDTEYASDLVSVAEFPVYVAPKLATFQVVSVKSDLHPDSTGDVFIEIKNSGNAEIYNAVVMLEVSAPLSVAGTSSLGSMIGQAQPGKYFVGTMKPGDVAKVRFRVDVDKDAGEGSYPASVKIVYYDENGYKHTTNSIVISLDVKPSKPYVLIFAVILAIVGLAIAGSFVRKRRSMNK from the coding sequence ATGCGGTCATGGCTGTTACTCATCGTTCTGGTGTTGCTTTTTGCAAAAGTATCTGCTTTTAGCTTTGAAACAAACATGGATTTCCACGCCAGTATGGCTGGGACTAATGTGCTGCATCCGGGAGAAAAGAGGCAGATCACAATTCTACTTGAGTGCGAGATTACAGGATGGGCAGGCAGTCCTCTGCCCGTAAACGAAAACACGTCCCAGATAATACCGCTTCTCACCACCGCCAAGGACGTTAGACTGGAGCCGTCAGCATCGGTTATTAGAGTGGAAAGTGACCAGATAGTCGTGGGAGACCTGCCGTGCGGTAGAGTGAGGCCCGTAAACCTCGTCGTTGACGTGAACAAGGATGCAAGAGAGGGTGACTACGATCTCAGGCTGGACATCCACTACACGAAGATCTTGGCAAACATTGATGCAGGAGGAAACGTCACTCTCAACTACAAAACCGGTCAGACCGATAGCGTTTCAGTTGAAATAAAAATTGAAAAGAAAGAATACGATTTTACAATCGAATCTGTAAGTTCCAAACTCGTTGCAGGAAGAGAGGGTGTTGTGACGATTAAAATCAAGAACAGCGGTATCAAAACTCTGTACGATACTGTACTTCTGCTCAACACAACTCCACCGATCATGCTCAACCCGAAAGCGATGAGCGTTTACACCGGCGATCTGGAGAACGGGAAGGAAGTAACCGCATCATTTAAAGTTTACGTTCCAGATGGCGTTTTTCTCCAGTCATATCCGGCAGAGCTTGTTGCAGTTTTCAGAACGTCATCGGGGATGCCTGCCAAAATCTCAAAGCCGCTGGGACTGAAAATAACCAGTACCGGATATTTCAGGGTGGAAAAGCTTGACGAGTTTCTCAGCTCTGCAAAAACGCTGAGGGTTGAGCAGAAGATCCAGATGCCATCCCTATCAATTCCGATACCCAACCAAGCACCGAAGCAGCCAAGCACTGGTACTCAGAACGTCATTACCATTCCCTCCAGAGGGTTCCTGGCGGTAAGGATCACCAATACTGGAGAGGAGATCAGGGATGCGTTCGCCACCCTCATATTCGATAACCCGCTCATAACTTCAGCGAGCACCCCCTATCTTGGAGACATGAAAAGGGGCGAGAGTCGGAATGTCACATTTTACATAACATCAAGTGCCCCAACCGGGAGCTATCTCGGCTACATAATAATCAAATACAGAGACCCTTACGGTGACGAGGTTGCAAGCCCGAAAATTTACGTTAATGTCGATGTCAAACCCACTCCCGCTCTGGAGGTAAGGAGAGTTGAAACCTCCAACCTTGGAGTGGGGCTGGTGGGCGATATTAAAGTAACTCTTGCTGGTGAGGGGGCAAGAAATGTCAGACTTTACCTGATTTCCCCCGATTCCACACTCTCACCCCTCAGCTCAACTTCGTACATTGAGAATTCTGGTGAAAAGGCCGTGTTCAGGGTGGCTGTGAGCGATGATGCCACTGCCGGAAATCATCTGCTGTATCTTGTTGAATCCTTCGATACGGAGTATGCCAGCGATCTCGTCAGTGTTGCCGAGTTTCCCGTTTACGTGGCACCCAAACTGGCCACATTTCAGGTTGTGTCCGTGAAAAGCGACCTTCATCCCGACTCCACAGGAGATGTTTTTATAGAAATCAAGAATTCGGGCAATGCAGAGATATACAACGCTGTTGTAATGCTCGAAGTTTCTGCACCACTGTCTGTTGCGGGTACGAGTTCTCTGGGAAGTATGATCGGACAGGCACAGCCGGGTAAGTACTTTGTTGGTACGATGAAACCCGGGGATGTTGCCAAGGTCAGGTTCAGGGTGGATGTTGACAAGGATGCAGGCGAGGGTAGCTATCCTGCCTCGGTCAAGATAGTCTATTACGATGAGAACGGATACAAGCATACCACAAACTCAATCGTTATATCACTGGATGTCAAACCATCAAAGCCCTATGTGCTAATATTTGCAGTAATCCTTGCGATCGTTGGATTGGCAATTGCAGGAAGCTTTGTCAGGAAGAGAAGAAGCATGAATAAGTAG